CGTGCCGTCTTCGTTCTGCGTGGTCCTTCTGGAGAAGAACTCAGCCCCCGTCCAGTAGATGGGCTGGCCGTTCCCGTCCAGACGGGGATTGCCCTCCGCATCTACGGCCGCCTCAGTGCCGAAATCAATGCAGTTCAGGTCCTCCCGGTACACCGCGCCGTAGACCATGTCCAGCACCTCCGCCGCGGTCTCGGCGCTGATGAAGTAGTGGTCCTCCCCGTTTTCATCAGTGTAGGTCAGCACAGTGGGGATCTGCGCTCCGTCCTCCGTAGTCCAGGCAGCGCCGGCAGGTACCTGTTCCTTGCCGAACAGAGCCACACCCGCCTCGCCGTAGGCCACCTGTCCGTTCAGCGTTCCGCTCTGAGGGACAGCGGGCGGCCTGGTCTCCCCCGCCAGGGAGGCCCCCACCAGCCCTACCAACAGCAGCATGGTGCTCATGCCCGCGATAAAGGGAATGTAATTGCGTTTCATCAGATTCCTTCCTTTCCTGTCACCAGGTCACATTCCTGGCAATCTCCAGCAGCTCTTCGGCGGACAGGCCCTTCCCATGGAGGGCGAAGATGTAGGGCCCGTCCGTCCACAGCAGGTCTTTTTCTGTGCTGTCCGTCTCCTCTTCCACCAGCAGGCCCAGGCGGCCGTTGACCTCCACCTCAGAGCCCTGGCAGGCGGTCCCCTTGGAACCCACCAGGTCCTCTCCCTGGGTCTGCATCAGGGTGAAGGAGGCATCCTCCCCCCTTCGGTACGCCAGACTTCGCTCCCCGCGGATCTCACTGGTGCTGCCGCGGACCAGGATGAAGCCCTCCGGCACACAGCGCAGTTGGGCGTCCTGGAAAGGCCGGGTGGTGGTGTGCTCCAGGCGGATAACGTACCGCAGTTCCCCGTCTGTCTGGGACCAGTAGATCTGGCAGTCCGTCCGGTCCCCCGCCCCCACGGAGAGTCCCGCCGCCAGGGCGCCCAGCACGGCGGCCGCCGCCAGCAGGGCCCGCCAGTGCCGCCGTCTCCGCTGACGGCGGAGCAGCGTCGCCATCCGGGCCTCGAAGTCCGGGGAGAAGTCATGGACGCAGTCCTCCCGGTCCGGCAGAGCGGAGAGGAATTTCTCCGCCGCCTCCGGCGCCGCCGCGTACAGGGCCTCCTCTGAGATCATCATGGCGTCTCCCCCCTCTCATCCAGAATTTCCGCCAGCTTCTTCCGGGCCCGGTGCAAGGTCTGGGTCACGGCATCAGGGGTGGCGGAGAGAAATCCCGCGATCTCCCGGGCGGAATAGCCGTTGTAGTATTTTAGCAGAAGCACCTCCCGGTACCGGGGCGGCAGGGATGCCATGGCATCGGCCAGACCGCCGCCCTCCGGCGGTGCGGACCAGACGGTCTGTTCATCCAGCTCCGTCTCCGGATGGCGCTGGTGGGAGCGATATAGATCGATGGCCTTCCGCTCCGCCACCGTCACCACCAGATTCCGCGTCCGGGGACAGGGGCCGTCGGGGATAGTCGCCATGTGCTCCGCCAGCTTCACGAAGGACTGGTGCACCGCGTCCTCTGCGTCTTGTGGATTTTTCAGGATGTGATAGGCCACATGGTACATGAGGCCCCGGTAGGCCAGGTACAGCGATTCAAACCTGGTCCGATCATCCGCTGTCTCCATGGTTGCCAGATATTCCAGCATGGCGTTCCCTCCTGTCCCTCTGCTCTCTATGACGCTGGAGCGGGCGCAAATTTGACGGCCGGATTTGAAAATTCATGAAAACAGGCGGGAGTACTCCCGCCTGTTCTGCTATGCAGCGCCCAGCTCCGCCTCCTGCTGCCGGACCGAGGCCTCCATGGCCTCCAGGCTGTCCAGGGACAGCAGATCGCTGAATATATAATTCTGCAGCTCCAGCCCCGGAATACCAGTCTGGAACTCCCCGTTTTCCGTGCTGGCCAAAAGGATGCTGTCCTGGAGGAGACCTCGCAGCTCCCAGAAAAACCCGGCGATGGCCTCCGGGTCAAACTGGTGTTCCTCCCGGCCAAAGTTGATGTCAAAGGTTACCGACCTGTTGTCCGATGTGTATGCCTGCCCGTTCCCATCAAAGGCCCACAATTCATAGGCGTATTCCGCCCAGCCCTGGTACATCTCCGGCTCGTATTGCAGCAGGTAGTCCTCGCCATCGATCTTGCAGGCAAATACGCTGGTCCAGCCGGCATGGGACGGATGGGCTCCGGCGGACCACAACTCCACGCCGTCCTGCCGGATGACCTGCAGGATATACCAAGCGGGATAGTAATCTGTCTCCGGGGTGAGCACCGTCACCAGCTCCGTGGTCTCCGGCATGCCGTCGTGGTCGAAGTCGTAGTCCTCCGACAGTACCTCTGTGGTCTGTTCCAAAGCGGAGCCAGACAGCGTTCCGTCCTGGTTCATACGCACGGTGCAGCGGTAGGTGTGGGGCTCCCCTGCGTCCCCACCCCGGCCGACCGTCAGCAACAGGGTGTCCATGTCCGGCCATGTGCCCCAGTCCTCCGGGAGAAATTCGTACTCCGGGATGGGGCTGCCGTCCGGCAGGGTGAAGTCCAAGCTGATCCAGCAGGCGGTGGAGATGACCTTCACCTGGGTCCAGGTCCGGCCGCCATAGGCGATAGCCACCAGATTATTTGCCGGAGACCACCGCGCCGACTGCCAGAGCGCCCCTTGGTCCTGCCAGAGAAGTTCACCGGTCTCCGTGTCCACGATCTGCAGGAATTCCGGCACCACGTATCCGCTGACATACATCTCACTCTTTCCCGCTGTCCGGACCTGGAACCGCCCGTTGGGGGACAGGGTCTCTCCCTCCACCTGGGCTACCGGTGCGGCCTCCAGAGGCGCTTGGTACTCCGCCGTCTCCTGCCGCTGTGCCGCCATTTGGGGGGACGCCACCCCCGCTGTGACCGCCGTGATAACTGCCAGTGCCAACACGCCAAAAATCCGCCGTTTGTCCATGAAAAACCACCCCGCAAGCTGTTTTGCAAACAGTTTACAGGGTGGTTTTGCCTGATGTCAACTACAATCCAGTAACAGCTCAGCCGTTCAGCCGGGCAAGCATCTCCTCCCGGGCCCCGGCGATATACGCATCGTAGGTGCACATCTTGTCGATGAGCTTCCCGTCCACGAACTCCATGACCCGGTTGGCGATGGTCTGGACAAACTCATGGTCGTGGCTGGCGAAGAGGACCACGCCCTTGAAGTCGATCAGGCCGTTGTTGACGGCGGTGATGGACTCCAGGTCCAGGTGGTTGGTGGGCTGGTCCAGCACCAGGGCATTGGAACCGAACAGCATCATCCGGGACAACATGCACCGGACCTTCTCGCCGCCGGAGAGGACCTTAACGGGCTTGTACACGTCGTCGCCGGAGAACAGCATCCGCCCCAGGAAGGACCGCTTGAAGGACTCGGTGCCCTCCTCCGCGTTGTCGGCGGTGTACTGGCCCAGCCAGTCCACCAGATTCAGGTCGCAGTCGTTGAAGAAGGCGGAGTTGTCCAGGGGGAAGTAGCTGGTGGTGATGGTGGTGCCCCACTTGAAGGTGCCCGCATCCGGCTCCAGCTCCTCCATCAAGATCTTGAACAGCGTGGTGGTGGCGATCTCGTCCTCCCCCACGAAGGCGATCTTGTCGCCCTTGTTCACCCGGAAGCTGACGTTGTCCAGCACCTTCCGGCCGTCTACGGTCTTGGTAAGGCCCTCCACCGCCAGAATCTCCTTGCCCGGCTCCCGGTCCATCTTGAAGCCCACGAAGGGATAGCGCCGGGAGGAGGCGGGCATCTCCTCCACCGTCAGCTTGTCCAGCAGCTTCCGGCGGGCGGTGGCCTGCTTGCTCTTGGACTTGTTGGCAGAGAAGCGGGAGACGAACTCCTGGAGCTCCTTGATCTTCTCTTCCTTCTTCTTGTTCTGGTCCCGGATCAGCCGCTGCATCATCTGGCTGGACTCGTACCAGAACTCGTAGTTGCCCACATACATCTTGATCCCGCCGTAGTCCACGTCCACGATATTGGTGCACACAGTATTCAGGAAGTGGCGGTCGTGGCTCACCACGATAATAAGGCTCTCGCACTCCAGGATGAAGTCCTCCAGCCACTCCACGGCGTGGATGTCCAGGTGGTTGGTGGGCTCGTCCAGCAGGATGATGTCCGGCTTGCCGAAGAGGGCCTGGGCCAGCAGCACCTTCACCTTCTCCTTGGCGGTCAGCGTGCTCATCTCGCTGTACAGAATGTCCTCGGACAATCCCAGGCCCTGGATCAGGCGGCTCACGTCGCTCTCCGCCTCCCAGCCGTCCATGTCGGCAAACTCCGCCTCCAGCTCGCTGGCCTTCACGCCGTCGGCGTCGGTGAAGTCCTCCTTGGCGTAGAGGGCGTCCTTCTCCTTCATGATATCGTAGAGCCGCTGGTTGCCCATGATGACCGTGTCCAGCACCGTGTACTGGTCGTACTGGAAGTGGTCCTGCTTCAAAACGCTCATCCGCTGATCCTTGGAGATCACCACCTCGCCGGTGGTAGGCTCCAGATCCCCGGAGAGGATCCGCAGGAAGGTGGTCTTTCCGGCGCCGTTGGCGCCGATGATGCCGTAGCAGTTGCCGGGGGTGAACTTCAGGTCCACGTGCTTGAACAGGGTCTGTCCGCTGAAATTGAGACTGACGTCATTGACTGTGATCATAGCTTGTATCCTTTTTCATATCTGCGTATTTCATCGCGGCAGTAGGCGCGTTTTCCGCGCCTGCTGCCGCTCTGTGATCCGATTAGCCCTCTTCCGCGATCTTGCGGCCCATGAGGGTGCCCATGACAGAGGCCATCATCAATCCCCGGGTCCAGCCGGAGCTGTCGCCCAGGCAGTGGAGGCCCTGGAGGCTGGTGTTGAAGTCGGTGTCCATCTTCACCCGGTTGGAATAGAACTTCAGTTCCGGGGAGTACAGCAGCGTCTCATAGGCGGCGAAGCCCGGCACCACGTAGTCCATGGCTTGGATGAAGTTGATGATGTTGGTCATGGCCCGGTAGGGCATGGCGGCGGTGATGTCACCGGCCACGGCGTCCGGCAGGGTGGGCCGGATGTTGGACTGGGCCAGCTCCTTCTGCCAGGTGCGCTTGCCATCCAGAATGTCCCCGAACCGCTGGACCAGGATCTGGCCGTTGGCCAGCATGTTGGTCAGCTCGCCCACCTTCTGGGCATAGGCGATGGGCTGGTTGAAGGGGATGGAGAAATTGTGGGAGCACAGGATGGAGAGGTTGGTGTTGTCGCTCTTCAGGTCCTTGTAGGAGTGGCCGTTCACCACTGCCAGGTTGTTGTCGTAGTTCTCCTGGCTGACGAAGCCGCCGGGGTTCTGGCAGAAGGTGCGGACCTTGTTCTTGAAGGGCTTGGGATAGCCCACCAGCTTGGACTCGTACAGCACCCGGTTCACCATCTCCATGACCTCGTTGCGGACCTCCACCCGGACGCCGATGTCCACAGTGCCGGGGGCGTGGGCGATGTTGTGCTCGGCGCAGAGCTTCTCCAGCCAGTCGGCGCCCCGGCGGCCGGTGGCCACCACGGTATGCTTGGCGTAGATCTCCAGGTCCGTCTTGCCGTCGGAGATGGCCACGCCCTTGCAGACCTCGTTCTCCAGGATCAGGTTGCTGCACTCATAGCCGAAGTACATCTCCACCCCGTTCTCCTGTAAGTACCGCTCGATGGCGAGGTAAATGCCCTGGGCCTTCTCGGTGCCCATGTGGCGGATGGGGCAGTCCACCAGCTTCAGCCCCGCCTGGATGGCCCGGCGGCGGATCTCCTTCCGCTCCTCCTCGTGGCCCAGGCCCTCGATGTGCTCATCCGCGCCGAACTCCAGGTAGATCTGGTCGGCGTAGTCGATGGTCTCCTGGGCCAGGTCCGCCCCGATCAGGGTGGGCAGGTCGCCGCCCACCTCATAGCTGAGGGAGAGCTTGCCGTCGGAGAAGGCGCCGGCGCCGGAGAAGCCGGTGGTGATGTGGCAGTAGGGCTTGCAGTTCACGCACTTCTTGGTCTTGTCCTTGGGGCAGTGGCGCTTTTCCACCGGCTGTCCCTTTTCCACCATGACGATCTTCTGGCGGCTGCCCTTCTTAATCATCTCCAAAGCGGTGAAGATACCGGCGGGGCCGGCGCCAACAATGACAACATCTGCGTTCATAGTCTTCTCTCCTCGTTTTTCCTCATTTGGCTGACAGGTCCACCCCGCGGCGCACCAGGGAATACGGCGGCACCGCCTTGGGAAGGTCCATATAGAATTTCATCTGTGGGGTGCGGGGTTCCACCAGGGACGCCCCCGCCTCGTCCCGCATCTCCGGCACGGTTATGGAGAAGGGCCGCAGATCCGGGCCCACGATCTCCACCGTGTCCCCGGCGCGGAACTTGTTCCGCAGGGACAGCACGGCGTGCCCAGCGCTGTCGCAGTCCGTCACCACCGCCGCCACCTGCCATTCCCGGACATAGCGGGAGGTGGCGTAATACTGGCCCGGCGGGCCGTAGTAAAAGCCGGTGGAGTAGGGCCGGTGGCTCACGTGCTCCACCTCGTCCCGCCACACGGGATCGACGGACTCCCCTGCCGCCGCGGCGTCCAAACAGTGGCGGTAGGCCCCGGTGACGATGGCCGCGTAGTAGGCGGACTTGGCCCGGCCCTCGATCTTCAAACTGGAGAGGCCCGCGCCGCACAGGTCCCCCAGGTGGTCGATCATGCACATGTCCCGGGAGTTCAGGATATAGGTGCCCTGCTCGTCCTCAAACACCGGGAAATACTCTCCCGGACGCTTCTCCTCCACCAGGGCGTACTGGTACCGGCAGGGCTGGGCACAGGCGCCCCGGCTGGAGTCCCGGCCGGTCATATAGTTGGAGAGCAGGCACCGCCCCGAGTAGCTGACGCACATGGCGCCGTGGACGAAGGCCTCGATCTCCAGGTCCGCCGGGGTCTTGTCCCGGATGGTGCGGATTTCCTCCAGACTCAGCTCCCGGGCCAGGATCACCCGGCTGGCCCCCAGGTCGTGCCAGGCCCGGGCGGTCTCGTAGTTGCAGATGCTGGCCTGGGTGGAGATGTGCCGCTCACACCGGGGGGCGTACTTCCCCGCCATGGTAAAGGCCCCCAGGTCCGCCACGATCAGGGCGTCCACCCCGGCGTCCGCCAGCCGTTCCAGGTGCTCCGGCAGGCGGGCCGCCTCGTCGTTCCGGGGCATGGTATTGATGGTGCAGTGGACCCGGACGCCGTGGCTGTGGGCAAAGGCCACCGCCTGGGGCAGCGCCTCATCGGAGAAGTTCCCCGCAAAGGCCCGCATCCCAAAGCTGGTGCCCGCCAGATACACTGCGTCCGCGCCATAGAGCACGGCCATTTTCAGCCGCTCCATGTCCCCCGCCGGGGCCAGCAGCTCCGGCTTGTCCCGCTTAACCGCCATAGGAGCTGCTGTTGACGAACGCGTTGTGTTCCGCCAGCGTGGTGGAGAAGTGGTGCTTGCCGTCCGTGCCCAGGGCGTAGTAATAGTAGTCCGTGCTGTTGGGGTTCAGCGCCGCGTCGATGGAGGCCAGGCCCGGGTTGGAGATGGGCGTGGGGGGCAGGCCCGCGTTCTGGTACAGGTTGTAGGGGGAGTCGGTCTGCATGTCCGCGCTGGTGATGGGGCCGGTGTGGTCCGGCAGCGCATAGAGCAGAGAGGCGTCGATCTGCAGCAGGCCGTAGGTCCCCTGCTTGTTGCCGGAGCCCTCCAGCCGGTTGTAAATGACAGAGGCGATGTTGGCCTGATCCGTGCCGTCGGTCTCCTCCTCGATCAGGGAGGCGATGGTGATGATCTCCTGCAGGGAGTAGCTGGACTCCTCCACCTGGGTCATCCGCTCCTCGTCCATGCGGCTGACAAAGTTGCGGATCAGCCGGTCCAGGGCGTCCTCGGCGTTATGGCCCACATAGAACTCATAGGTGTCCGGGAAGAGGAAGCCCTCCAGTCGGCTCAGGTCCTCGGATTCGTTGTCGATGAAGTCGTAGTCAAAATCGCCGGTCTGGGCGGCCTCGGTCAGGGCCTCCTCCGTGTTGACGCCCTTTTCCGCCAGCAGGGCGATGGTCTGGCGGACGGTGTAGCCCTCCGGAATGGTGACGGTCACCGTCTCCGCGCTCAGGTTGCCGGAGGAGCTGCGCATCCCCGCGATCAGGGCGTGGTAGTCCATGTCGGTGTTCAGCTCATAGGTGCCGATGCCCACCTCTTCGCTGGCGCCGGTGACGGCCGCGAACAGGCGGAAGAACCACTTGTAGCGGATCAGTCCGGCGTCCTGCAGCTTTTCCGCGATGCTGCCCATGTCGTCATCCGCGGTGATCTCAATGGTGATCTTGGTGGTGGAGGGGATGTCCCGGCTG
This DNA window, taken from Dysosmobacter welbionis, encodes the following:
- a CDS encoding DUF4367 domain-containing protein — translated: MMISEEALYAAAPEAAEKFLSALPDREDCVHDFSPDFEARMATLLRRQRRRRHWRALLAAAAVLGALAAGLSVGAGDRTDCQIYWSQTDGELRYVIRLEHTTTRPFQDAQLRCVPEGFILVRGSTSEIRGERSLAYRRGEDASFTLMQTQGEDLVGSKGTACQGSEVEVNGRLGLLVEEETDSTEKDLLWTDGPYIFALHGKGLSAEELLEIARNVTW
- a CDS encoding RNA polymerase sigma factor, with translation MLEYLATMETADDRTRFESLYLAYRGLMYHVAYHILKNPQDAEDAVHQSFVKLAEHMATIPDGPCPRTRNLVVTVAERKAIDLYRSHQRHPETELDEQTVWSAPPEGGGLADAMASLPPRYREVLLLKYYNGYSAREIAGFLSATPDAVTQTLHRARKKLAEILDERGETP
- a CDS encoding ABC-F family ATP-binding cassette domain-containing protein, with amino-acid sequence MITVNDVSLNFSGQTLFKHVDLKFTPGNCYGIIGANGAGKTTFLRILSGDLEPTTGEVVISKDQRMSVLKQDHFQYDQYTVLDTVIMGNQRLYDIMKEKDALYAKEDFTDADGVKASELEAEFADMDGWEAESDVSRLIQGLGLSEDILYSEMSTLTAKEKVKVLLAQALFGKPDIILLDEPTNHLDIHAVEWLEDFILECESLIIVVSHDRHFLNTVCTNIVDVDYGGIKMYVGNYEFWYESSQMMQRLIRDQNKKKEEKIKELQEFVSRFSANKSKSKQATARRKLLDKLTVEEMPASSRRYPFVGFKMDREPGKEILAVEGLTKTVDGRKVLDNVSFRVNKGDKIAFVGEDEIATTTLFKILMEELEPDAGTFKWGTTITTSYFPLDNSAFFNDCDLNLVDWLGQYTADNAEEGTESFKRSFLGRMLFSGDDVYKPVKVLSGGEKVRCMLSRMMLFGSNALVLDQPTNHLDLESITAVNNGLIDFKGVVLFASHDHEFVQTIANRVMEFVDGKLIDKMCTYDAYIAGAREEMLARLNG
- a CDS encoding NAD(P)/FAD-dependent oxidoreductase produces the protein MNADVVIVGAGPAGIFTALEMIKKGSRQKIVMVEKGQPVEKRHCPKDKTKKCVNCKPYCHITTGFSGAGAFSDGKLSLSYEVGGDLPTLIGADLAQETIDYADQIYLEFGADEHIEGLGHEEERKEIRRRAIQAGLKLVDCPIRHMGTEKAQGIYLAIERYLQENGVEMYFGYECSNLILENEVCKGVAISDGKTDLEIYAKHTVVATGRRGADWLEKLCAEHNIAHAPGTVDIGVRVEVRNEVMEMVNRVLYESKLVGYPKPFKNKVRTFCQNPGGFVSQENYDNNLAVVNGHSYKDLKSDNTNLSILCSHNFSIPFNQPIAYAQKVGELTNMLANGQILVQRFGDILDGKRTWQKELAQSNIRPTLPDAVAGDITAAMPYRAMTNIINFIQAMDYVVPGFAAYETLLYSPELKFYSNRVKMDTDFNTSLQGLHCLGDSSGWTRGLMMASVMGTLMGRKIAEEG
- a CDS encoding peptidase U32 family protein, whose translation is MAVKRDKPELLAPAGDMERLKMAVLYGADAVYLAGTSFGMRAFAGNFSDEALPQAVAFAHSHGVRVHCTINTMPRNDEAARLPEHLERLADAGVDALIVADLGAFTMAGKYAPRCERHISTQASICNYETARAWHDLGASRVILARELSLEEIRTIRDKTPADLEIEAFVHGAMCVSYSGRCLLSNYMTGRDSSRGACAQPCRYQYALVEEKRPGEYFPVFEDEQGTYILNSRDMCMIDHLGDLCGAGLSSLKIEGRAKSAYYAAIVTGAYRHCLDAAAAGESVDPVWRDEVEHVSHRPYSTGFYYGPPGQYYATSRYVREWQVAAVVTDCDSAGHAVLSLRNKFRAGDTVEIVGPDLRPFSITVPEMRDEAGASLVEPRTPQMKFYMDLPKAVPPYSLVRRGVDLSAK
- the mltG gene encoding endolytic transglycosylase MltG; the encoded protein is MSDYKNGDTASWDASQVRRSQAGHTGRSQGNPSQQPQRRRRKRRRINPVLYILCVLVASAILAGVGWLLASDLCAFSRDIPSTTKITIEITADDDMGSIAEKLQDAGLIRYKWFFRLFAAVTGASEEVGIGTYELNTDMDYHALIAGMRSSSGNLSAETVTVTIPEGYTVRQTIALLAEKGVNTEEALTEAAQTGDFDYDFIDNESEDLSRLEGFLFPDTYEFYVGHNAEDALDRLIRNFVSRMDEERMTQVEESSYSLQEIITIASLIEEETDGTDQANIASVIYNRLEGSGNKQGTYGLLQIDASLLYALPDHTGPITSADMQTDSPYNLYQNAGLPPTPISNPGLASIDAALNPNSTDYYYYALGTDGKHHFSTTLAEHNAFVNSSSYGG